One region of Flavobacterium pisciphilum genomic DNA includes:
- a CDS encoding GNAT family N-acetyltransferase, translated as MKHIEIATLNHLDEFAELFNSYRVFYRQASNVEIGKAFLKERISNNETTTFLIKADGKFVGFAQLYSLFHYKALKRQWLLSDLFVDPDFRGRGFSRDLIDRCKQFCDETGACGLLLETEKTNEIGNILYPKCGFELDQDHNYYNWWKKV; from the coding sequence ATGAAACACATTGAAATTGCTACATTGAATCATTTGGATGAATTTGCTGAATTGTTTAACAGTTACCGTGTTTTTTATAGACAAGCATCTAATGTTGAAATTGGAAAAGCTTTTCTTAAGGAGCGAATTAGTAATAATGAAACAACTACATTTTTAATTAAAGCAGATGGCAAATTTGTAGGATTTGCTCAGTTGTATTCACTGTTCCATTATAAGGCATTAAAGCGACAATGGCTGTTAAGTGATTTATTTGTTGATCCTGATTTTAGAGGCCGAGGTTTTTCTAGGGATCTAATTGATAGATGTAAACAGTTTTGTGATGAAACTGGTGCTTGTGGGTTATTATTGGAAACTGAAAAGACTAATGAAATTGGGAATATTTTGTATCCTAAATGTGGATTTGAATTAGATCAAGACCATAACTATTACAATTGGTGGAAGAAAGTATAA
- a CDS encoding histidine phosphatase family protein produces the protein MKRYKIILLLVVFLGTTSIITAQKSKKAIKTKPQNVTFYIARHGKTMLNTLDRVQGWSDAPLTPEGIEVAEFLGKGLKGIDFKAAYTSDLGRATQTTNIVLKAKGDTKIPIIETENLRETNFGSYEGDLNSKMWGDIAIYLHFKNLDDLFAHVKANGVDEPLQVVKKLDKLNMAEDYEQVRTRTQKALRSIAEKEAASGGGNIFMVGHGMAIGTMLSNITGKEVPRSHMANASVCKVIYEDGKFTVVSFGDTSYVEKGKKGL, from the coding sequence ATGAAAAGATATAAAATCATCTTATTATTGGTTGTTTTTTTGGGAACAACTTCAATCATTACAGCTCAAAAATCTAAAAAGGCAATAAAGACCAAACCTCAAAATGTTACCTTTTATATTGCTCGTCATGGAAAAACAATGCTAAATACACTTGATAGAGTACAAGGTTGGTCCGATGCACCATTAACTCCTGAAGGAATTGAAGTAGCTGAGTTTTTAGGTAAAGGGCTTAAGGGAATTGACTTTAAGGCCGCTTATACAAGTGATTTAGGTCGTGCAACTCAAACAACTAATATTGTATTAAAAGCAAAAGGAGATACTAAGATCCCAATTATTGAAACAGAAAATTTGAGAGAAACTAATTTTGGAAGTTATGAGGGCGATTTGAATTCGAAAATGTGGGGTGATATAGCGATTTATCTCCATTTTAAAAACCTAGATGATCTTTTTGCTCATGTAAAAGCGAATGGAGTAGATGAGCCATTGCAGGTTGTGAAAAAATTAGACAAACTAAATATGGCTGAAGATTATGAACAAGTAAGAACACGAACTCAAAAAGCGCTGCGATCTATTGCTGAAAAAGAAGCAGCTAGTGGCGGCGGAAACATATTTATGGTAGGACACGGAATGGCGATAGGTACAATGCTATCTAATATAACAGGAAAAGAGGTACCACGTTCTCATATGGCAAATGCTTCTGTATGTAAAGTAATTTACGAAGATGGTAAATTTACTGTAGTGTCTTTTGGAGATACAAGTTATGTTGAAAAAGGGAAAAAAGGATTATAG
- a CDS encoding restriction endonuclease subunit S, producing MEKQLPKNWVEIPFTDIFDINGGTQPPKSVFIDEPRDGYIRLLQIRDFGKKPVPTYIPDTGKLMTCQKDDILIARYGASIGRIVTGMEGSYNVALAKVDIPQNMNKSFVKWILKSNLFQEPILSIQRTAQNGFNKTDLASIYIPLPPLNEQNRIVTKLECLFDQLESIKTSMATIPVLLKDFRQQVLTQAVTGKLTESWRVGKELEEWKEMKVGNLIDSIQAGKSFLCLETSVSQGQVGLVKISAVTWNQFNQKETKTVEDKSRINNAFFIKKGDFLISRANTLELVGSSVIVHEIDFDIMLSDKVWRINFKEELNKKYLNYYLKTKKGRSEIESRATGNQLSMRNISQNSFKDIDIKLPSLKEKIEIIRSIESLFTKADAIEKQYETLKKKIDTLPQAILHKAFKGELVEQLDTDGDARELLQQIQELKGLSIKVEKKKVVTKKVKL from the coding sequence ATGGAAAAGCAATTGCCAAAAAACTGGGTTGAAATTCCATTTACAGACATCTTCGATATAAATGGCGGGACGCAACCACCGAAATCAGTTTTTATAGATGAACCTAGAGATGGATATATAAGACTTTTACAAATTAGAGATTTTGGAAAAAAACCAGTTCCAACTTATATTCCTGATACAGGGAAATTAATGACATGTCAAAAGGATGATATTCTTATAGCAAGATATGGAGCTTCAATTGGAAGAATAGTTACGGGAATGGAAGGTTCTTATAATGTAGCGCTTGCAAAAGTTGATATACCCCAAAACATGAATAAAAGTTTCGTAAAATGGATATTAAAATCTAATCTGTTCCAAGAGCCAATTTTATCAATACAAAGAACCGCCCAAAATGGATTTAATAAAACTGATTTAGCTTCTATTTATATCCCCCTCCCACCATTGAATGAGCAAAACCGAATAGTAACCAAACTAGAATGTCTTTTTGATCAATTGGAAAGCATAAAAACTAGTATGGCAACTATTCCTGTTTTGCTTAAAGACTTCAGACAGCAAGTCTTGACGCAAGCCGTTACTGGAAAATTGACAGAGAGTTGGAGAGTTGGGAAGGAGTTGGAGGAATGGAAGGAAATGAAAGTTGGTAATTTAATTGATTCTATTCAAGCAGGAAAAAGTTTTTTATGTCTTGAAACATCAGTGAGTCAAGGTCAAGTTGGTTTAGTAAAAATAAGTGCCGTTACTTGGAATCAATTTAATCAAAAAGAAACTAAAACAGTCGAAGATAAAAGCAGAATAAACAATGCTTTTTTTATAAAAAAAGGGGATTTTTTAATTTCAAGAGCAAATACTTTAGAACTCGTAGGCTCATCCGTAATTGTACATGAAATTGATTTCGATATAATGCTAAGTGATAAAGTTTGGCGAATTAATTTTAAAGAAGAACTTAATAAAAAATATTTAAATTACTATTTAAAAACTAAAAAAGGAAGATCTGAAATCGAGTCAAGAGCTACTGGAAACCAACTTTCAATGAGAAATATTTCTCAAAACAGCTTTAAGGATATTGATATAAAATTACCTTCATTAAAAGAAAAAATAGAAATAATTAGATCTATTGAAAGCTTGTTTACCAAAGCCGATGCTATAGAAAAACAATACGAAACCCTCAAAAAAAAAATAGATACTTTGCCACAAGCTATTTTACATAAAGCGTTTAAAGGCGAGTTAGTAGAGCAATTAGATACGGATGGAGATGCTAGAGAATTGTTGCAACAAATACAGGAGTTGAAAGGGCTGTCTATTAAAGTGGAGAAAAAGAAAGTGGTTACAAAAAAAGTGAAGCTCTGA
- a CDS encoding PLP-dependent aminotransferase family protein: MLRPWKTIFNISFNSDQTLVEQITEVIRKEIIKGRLERGTPLPGTRILAEDIGVNRKTVVFAYEALIEEGWLESKYKSGTFISENLPLIEKQQPTVQKKAATFEYIHYNPFFLTDRAHEGSRIVFNEGAPDTRLVPLKELSRAYKRIFQRKGKWGLLGYSSEKGDYKLREMLSIMLSRDRGLNVDPDNLCVTRGSQMAIYLVAKVLIKPGDTVVVENPTYYAVQKIFRETGAILKTVEIDTEGINVEELEELCRRTKIKAVYVTPHHQFPTTITMKAGRRIKLLELSLKYNFAIIEDDYDHEYHFGAGNKLALASSEKSDNVIYISSLSKLIAPAIRVGYVTGPIAFMESLVNLRVQIDRQGDTILEHAIAELMEDGTIKRHARKVVAIYKERRDLMESCLRENFGNTISFQKPTGGLAFWIKFNEPIDLTQYIALLEQKGVQIVPPESFYLDNQPTNSIRLGYGSLNKEELIEGLKIMGKVFKELNS; the protein is encoded by the coding sequence ATGTTAAGACCCTGGAAAACCATTTTTAATATTTCATTTAATTCTGATCAAACTCTGGTAGAACAAATAACCGAAGTCATCCGAAAAGAAATTATTAAAGGAAGACTTGAAAGAGGCACTCCTTTACCAGGTACCAGAATTCTAGCCGAAGATATTGGAGTAAACCGAAAAACTGTTGTATTTGCTTACGAGGCCCTCATTGAAGAAGGATGGCTAGAGAGCAAATACAAATCTGGAACATTCATATCAGAGAATTTACCCTTAATAGAAAAACAGCAACCAACGGTTCAAAAAAAGGCAGCTACTTTTGAATACATTCATTACAATCCCTTTTTCCTCACCGATCGTGCACACGAAGGAAGCCGTATTGTTTTTAATGAAGGAGCTCCAGACACCCGACTAGTACCTCTTAAAGAATTATCCAGAGCATACAAACGCATCTTTCAGCGCAAAGGAAAATGGGGATTACTTGGTTATAGTAGCGAAAAAGGAGATTATAAACTACGAGAAATGCTCTCTATAATGCTTTCTAGAGATAGAGGTCTTAATGTCGATCCAGATAATCTATGCGTAACCCGAGGAAGTCAGATGGCAATATATCTAGTTGCAAAAGTTCTTATCAAACCCGGTGATACTGTGGTAGTCGAAAATCCTACCTATTATGCGGTCCAGAAGATCTTTCGTGAAACAGGAGCTATTTTAAAAACAGTTGAAATAGATACCGAGGGAATTAATGTAGAGGAACTTGAAGAATTATGTCGCAGGACAAAAATCAAAGCGGTATATGTTACCCCACATCACCAGTTCCCTACTACGATTACCATGAAAGCAGGGCGAAGAATCAAATTACTAGAACTATCCTTAAAATATAATTTTGCTATAATCGAAGATGATTACGATCATGAATACCACTTTGGAGCAGGAAATAAATTGGCTTTAGCCAGTAGTGAAAAGTCAGATAATGTAATCTACATTAGTTCGCTAAGCAAACTCATCGCTCCGGCAATACGTGTAGGTTACGTTACAGGTCCAATAGCCTTCATGGAATCTTTGGTAAACTTGCGTGTACAAATTGACCGTCAAGGTGATACTATTCTAGAACACGCAATAGCCGAATTAATGGAAGATGGAACTATAAAAAGGCATGCTCGTAAAGTAGTCGCTATCTATAAAGAAAGACGTGATTTAATGGAATCCTGCCTACGTGAAAACTTTGGAAACACTATTAGCTTTCAGAAACCAACAGGAGGACTCGCTTTTTGGATAAAATTTAATGAACCAATAGACTTGACTCAATACATAGCATTACTAGAACAAAAAGGAGTTCAAATTGTGCCTCCAGAGAGTTTTTATTTAGATAACCAACCTACTAATTCTATAAGACTTGGTTATGGCTCGCTAAACAAAGAAGAACTTATAGAAGGATTAAAAATCATGGGGAAAGTTTTTAAGGAATTAAACTCCTAA
- a CDS encoding N-6 DNA methylase, whose protein sequence is MSAQEIANKLWNLCNVLRDDGVTYHEYLNELTYILFLKLSEVKGFDEHIPAEYQWQYFVKEHDNNKAFARYREFLATVSTKTNSQSIKEIYSNASTSLRKPVNFRSIVTAIDKLDWYEENDRDVMGDIYESLLEKNAGEKKSGAGQYFTPRSLINIMVDLIAPKLGERWTDPAAGTFGFMISADHYLRSKYDNYYHLSEKDRNFQTNQAFSGVELVPDAHRLALMNARLHGMESKIYLGDTLTEFGKTLKDFDGVLANPPFGTKQGGERPTRDDFTFPTSNKQLNFLQHIYRSLKKDGKARAAVILPDNVLFEDGDGQKIRRDLMDKCNLHTILRLPTGIFYAAGVKTNVLFFTREKTETNNTQNVWFYDMRTNAPSYGKRTPFTEKAFKDFVLAYTGGISFDKVEKDYNGLVSDEKRKTIKDERWLSISRTEIEKKNFNLDLGLIADSSLTNSNDLGEPIDIAREALLELQSITEQLNAMIKELS, encoded by the coding sequence ATGAGCGCACAAGAAATAGCCAACAAACTCTGGAATCTTTGTAATGTATTACGTGACGATGGTGTAACCTATCACGAATACTTAAACGAGTTAACCTATATTCTTTTTTTAAAACTAAGTGAAGTAAAAGGATTTGATGAGCACATTCCTGCCGAATACCAATGGCAATATTTTGTAAAAGAACACGACAATAATAAAGCTTTTGCTCGCTATCGTGAATTTCTAGCGACCGTAAGCACCAAAACCAATAGCCAAAGCATCAAAGAAATATACAGTAATGCTTCAACTAGTTTACGTAAACCTGTAAACTTTCGCTCTATTGTAACTGCTATTGATAAACTCGATTGGTATGAAGAGAACGACCGTGATGTCATGGGAGACATTTACGAGAGTTTATTAGAGAAAAATGCAGGCGAAAAGAAAAGTGGTGCAGGACAATATTTTACTCCTCGCTCACTAATTAACATTATGGTCGATTTGATAGCCCCAAAATTGGGTGAACGTTGGACAGACCCAGCAGCTGGAACTTTTGGATTCATGATTTCAGCTGATCATTATTTACGTTCTAAATACGACAATTATTACCATTTATCTGAAAAAGATAGAAACTTCCAAACAAATCAAGCATTTTCAGGAGTAGAATTAGTTCCTGATGCGCATCGTTTAGCATTGATGAACGCTCGTTTACATGGAATGGAAAGCAAAATTTATCTAGGAGATACTTTGACTGAATTTGGTAAAACTCTCAAGGATTTTGACGGTGTGTTAGCAAATCCTCCATTTGGAACGAAACAAGGAGGCGAACGCCCTACTCGTGATGATTTTACGTTTCCTACAAGTAACAAGCAATTGAATTTTTTGCAGCATATTTACCGTAGTTTAAAAAAAGATGGGAAAGCAAGAGCTGCGGTTATATTACCAGATAATGTATTGTTTGAAGATGGCGACGGACAAAAAATACGTCGTGACCTAATGGACAAATGCAATTTGCATACTATTTTACGTTTGCCAACTGGTATTTTCTACGCTGCTGGTGTAAAAACTAATGTTTTATTTTTTACCAGAGAAAAAACAGAAACCAATAATACACAAAATGTTTGGTTTTATGATATGCGTACCAATGCACCAAGCTATGGAAAGCGCACGCCTTTTACAGAAAAAGCCTTTAAAGATTTTGTGTTGGCATACACCGGTGGAATATCTTTTGACAAAGTAGAAAAAGACTATAATGGATTAGTTTCTGATGAAAAAAGAAAAACTATTAAAGACGAAAGATGGCTAAGTATTTCTCGTACTGAAATTGAAAAAAAGAATTTCAATTTAGATTTAGGCCTAATTGCAGATAGTTCTTTAACAAACTCTAATGATTTAGGTGAACCTATTGATATTGCTAGAGAAGCTCTTTTAGAATTGCAAAGTATTACTGAGCAATTAAATGCAATGATAAAAGAATTAAGTTAA
- the hsdR gene encoding type I restriction-modification system endonuclease, with product MASKFSFLQDKYPELFAISELSEKLYYLDPSSSLSKLRLFSEKMTILIWQFEDLAFFDGNQVDRINQLFYKNCIPEVIKDLLHTVRKSGNKASHDGNGTNSEAVFILKKSYQLSKWFFETYENDFLEKGDYQLHENNHNVTITALNNELDKLSKEVIDYQIKIASFNATPEIISKRKEKSNRNANNITLDEADTRKILIDKQLSEASWECDSLLINYKNNKTLPEKGKNKAIAEWPCKGKWADYALFIGTELYGIVEAKKYATDISTDLQQSKIYAELVELSPDFKTLGQWNNFKVPFLFSTNGRNYLEQIKTKSGIWFLDIRKERNKAQALRGWFSPQGIVEQYSRDVETANIRLQESDYDYLQNPNGLGLRYYQIDAIKAVEEKIIQNPEDKRSLLVMATGTGKTRTTIGFVYRMIKSDRFKRILFLTDRRLLASQALGNFKDNKVEDINTFSNIYKMEEMKSVFPEAETRLHFATVQSMVKRLFYTANEILPIDTYDCIIIDEAHRGYNLDKEINEEDLSFKDENDYVGQYKRVIEYFNAYIVGLTATPALHTTEIFGKPVHNYSYREAVIDGFLTDHEPPYIIKTKLSEEGILWEKGEKPKMLNSETNEIEELAELEDELHIEIEQFNKLVITESFNRAVIKELVQRLDPEGDEKTLIFAVRDSHADLIVQLLFEEFESIGVEVPQDTIQKLTGKVYDVENLTKRFKNEKFPNIVVTVDLLTTGIDVPQIVNLVFIRRVRSRILFEQMLGRATRLCPEIDKQFFKIYDAVRVYEALEDYTQMKTVSNPSISFQKLIEELEYIDTPERAKKQLEQIVAKLQRKKKQIDENQRDHFMYLAKGDSPEEFIENLLEIENNNIKKVLTSYTSLWDFLDKKIYQPKMQLVSEHDDQVIGIERGYGKAEKPEDYIQGFKKYIEENRNQIIALRTICTKPADLDRKSLKELKLLLDEKGYNEITLSTAWKTAKNEDLAADIISFIRTLALDTHLISHDDRIKNAINKVKNSRPWNATQLKWLDRFEKQLLVETVLTKADLDSKPFSDEGGFTKLNKIFENDLDNILSTLNENLYTA from the coding sequence ATGGCTTCAAAATTTTCATTTTTACAAGATAAATATCCCGAATTATTTGCTATCAGTGAATTATCTGAAAAGCTATACTATTTAGACCCTAGCTCTTCTTTATCAAAATTGCGCCTGTTTTCTGAAAAAATGACAATCTTAATTTGGCAGTTTGAAGATCTAGCATTTTTTGACGGTAATCAAGTCGATCGAATTAATCAATTGTTTTATAAAAATTGTATACCAGAGGTAATTAAAGATTTGTTGCATACCGTAAGAAAGTCTGGAAATAAAGCCAGTCATGATGGAAACGGTACAAATTCTGAAGCAGTATTTATATTGAAAAAGAGTTATCAATTAAGCAAATGGTTCTTCGAAACATATGAAAATGATTTTCTAGAAAAAGGAGATTATCAACTTCACGAAAATAACCATAATGTAACAATTACAGCGCTTAACAACGAATTAGATAAATTATCTAAGGAAGTCATTGATTATCAAATAAAAATAGCATCTTTCAATGCTACACCTGAAATCATTTCTAAGAGAAAAGAAAAATCGAACCGAAATGCTAATAATATTACACTTGACGAAGCCGATACAAGGAAAATATTAATTGACAAACAATTGTCTGAAGCTAGTTGGGAATGTGATTCTTTGCTGATCAATTACAAAAACAACAAAACACTTCCTGAAAAGGGCAAAAACAAAGCTATTGCAGAGTGGCCTTGTAAAGGCAAATGGGCTGATTATGCACTTTTTATTGGAACAGAATTATATGGTATTGTTGAAGCCAAGAAATATGCAACTGACATTTCTACTGATTTACAACAATCAAAAATTTATGCAGAGTTAGTAGAACTTTCACCTGATTTTAAAACTCTAGGTCAATGGAATAATTTCAAAGTTCCCTTTTTATTTTCTACGAATGGTCGAAATTATTTAGAGCAAATTAAAACGAAAAGTGGAATTTGGTTTTTAGATATTAGAAAAGAACGAAATAAAGCGCAAGCATTAAGAGGCTGGTTTTCTCCACAAGGAATCGTAGAACAATATTCAAGAGATGTTGAAACTGCAAATATCCGTCTTCAAGAGAGTGATTATGATTATCTTCAAAATCCAAACGGATTAGGATTACGCTATTATCAAATTGATGCTATAAAAGCCGTTGAAGAAAAAATCATTCAAAATCCTGAAGATAAACGTTCGCTACTTGTTATGGCAACTGGTACAGGAAAAACAAGAACTACCATAGGTTTTGTATACAGAATGATAAAATCCGATCGTTTCAAACGTATTTTATTTTTAACTGATCGTCGATTATTAGCAAGTCAGGCTTTAGGCAATTTTAAGGATAACAAAGTCGAAGATATTAATACATTTTCCAACATTTATAAAATGGAAGAAATGAAAAGTGTATTTCCTGAAGCTGAAACACGTCTACATTTCGCAACCGTACAAAGTATGGTAAAAAGATTATTTTATACAGCCAATGAAATATTGCCTATCGATACTTACGATTGTATTATTATTGATGAAGCACATAGAGGCTATAATCTTGACAAAGAAATTAACGAAGAAGATTTATCTTTTAAGGATGAAAACGACTATGTCGGGCAGTATAAAAGAGTAATCGAATATTTTAATGCATACATCGTAGGATTAACCGCAACCCCTGCTTTACATACTACAGAGATTTTTGGAAAACCTGTACACAATTATTCCTATCGCGAAGCTGTTATCGACGGGTTCTTAACAGATCACGAACCTCCTTACATCATTAAAACAAAATTAAGCGAAGAAGGTATATTATGGGAAAAGGGAGAAAAACCAAAAATGCTTAATTCTGAAACTAATGAAATCGAAGAACTTGCAGAATTAGAAGATGAGTTACATATTGAAATTGAACAATTCAACAAATTAGTAATTACAGAATCTTTTAATCGAGCAGTTATTAAAGAGCTAGTTCAAAGATTAGATCCCGAAGGTGATGAAAAAACATTGATTTTTGCTGTTCGTGACAGTCATGCCGATTTGATCGTTCAATTGCTATTTGAAGAATTTGAATCTATTGGCGTTGAAGTTCCGCAAGATACAATACAAAAACTCACCGGTAAAGTTTACGATGTAGAAAATTTAACCAAACGTTTTAAAAACGAAAAATTCCCAAACATTGTAGTTACAGTCGATTTGCTAACAACTGGAATTGATGTGCCTCAAATAGTTAATTTAGTATTTATTAGAAGGGTTCGATCACGTATTCTCTTTGAACAAATGTTAGGAAGAGCGACACGATTATGTCCAGAAATTGACAAACAATTTTTCAAAATTTATGATGCCGTTCGTGTATATGAAGCTTTAGAAGATTATACTCAGATGAAGACTGTTTCTAATCCTTCTATTTCATTTCAAAAATTGATTGAAGAATTAGAATATATTGATACACCTGAACGTGCTAAAAAACAATTAGAGCAAATTGTTGCAAAATTGCAGCGAAAAAAGAAACAAATTGATGAAAATCAAAGAGATCATTTCATGTATTTGGCAAAAGGTGATTCACCAGAAGAATTTATCGAGAATCTCTTAGAGATTGAAAACAACAACATCAAAAAAGTGCTTACTTCTTATACAAGTCTTTGGGACTTTCTAGACAAAAAAATCTATCAACCTAAAATGCAACTTGTTTCTGAGCATGATGATCAAGTAATAGGTATTGAACGTGGTTATGGAAAAGCGGAAAAACCAGAAGATTACATACAAGGTTTCAAAAAATATATTGAAGAAAATCGAAATCAAATTATAGCATTAAGAACTATTTGCACTAAACCGGCAGATCTAGATCGTAAATCATTGAAGGAGCTAAAATTACTACTAGATGAAAAAGGCTATAATGAAATAACACTTTCGACAGCGTGGAAAACAGCCAAAAATGAAGATTTGGCAGCAGATATTATTTCATTCATACGAACTTTAGCTCTGGATACACATTTAATAAGTCATGATGATCGTATTAAAAATGCCATTAACAAAGTAAAGAATAGTCGTCCTTGGAATGCCACTCAACTAAAATGGCTAGATAGATTTGAAAAACAATTATTAGTAGAAACTGTATTAACAAAAGCCGATTTAGACTCAAAACCATTTAGTGATGAAGGTGGATTTACAAAATTGAATAAAATATTTGAAAATGATTTAGATAACATTTTATCTACATTAAATGAAAATTTGTATACTGCCTAA
- a CDS encoding ATP-binding protein, with protein sequence MSITPFVNYDYVTLDAYAGVVTARRSEFIEKGIVVMEENEAIGILTSSDLAKKQHLIIIDCLTEKPVVCKTDKITDVLNVMDSSGQNVLMVYDKETFVGTISQNDIIYHLNSSLSIQKQTIQWAAHDLKNPIASIRMISDMLQSNLKLIENKQLVDYLNQSCDFAFKIIEDVLITEQVTEEAAFYAFEDFDSLIEDSITYFSKELEQKQITLVKNLNFGKTIKIDHAKFERVIHNLLSNSLKFTYENGTIDISTSTENDKLKLVVKDDGIGIPKNLQEHIFDKFTQAKRTGTAGEHTTGLGMYLTKQIVELHGGTIEMESDGESGTSFSIFLNLT encoded by the coding sequence ATGAGTATAACGCCATTTGTAAATTACGATTATGTTACATTAGATGCCTATGCAGGTGTTGTAACTGCAAGACGTAGCGAGTTTATAGAAAAAGGTATTGTTGTAATGGAAGAGAATGAAGCCATTGGCATCCTTACCTCTTCTGATTTAGCAAAAAAACAACACTTGATTATTATAGATTGCCTCACCGAAAAACCTGTTGTTTGCAAAACGGATAAAATTACCGACGTACTTAATGTCATGGATAGTAGTGGACAAAACGTTTTAATGGTATACGATAAAGAAACCTTTGTAGGTACAATTTCGCAAAATGACATCATATATCATCTAAATTCTAGCCTAAGCATCCAAAAACAAACAATACAATGGGCAGCTCATGATCTAAAAAATCCAATCGCTTCCATAAGAATGATAAGTGACATGCTCCAAAGCAACCTTAAACTTATAGAAAACAAACAGCTAGTAGACTATTTAAACCAAAGTTGTGATTTTGCTTTTAAAATTATTGAAGATGTCCTAATCACCGAGCAAGTTACTGAAGAAGCTGCTTTTTATGCATTCGAAGATTTTGATAGCCTAATTGAAGATTCCATTACTTATTTTTCTAAAGAACTTGAACAAAAACAAATCACTTTAGTAAAGAATCTTAATTTCGGCAAAACTATTAAAATTGATCATGCAAAATTTGAAAGAGTAATCCATAACCTACTATCTAATAGTCTTAAATTTACGTATGAAAATGGAACTATTGACATCTCTACATCTACAGAAAACGATAAGTTAAAACTAGTTGTAAAAGACGATGGAATTGGTATCCCAAAAAATTTACAAGAACATATATTTGATAAATTTACCCAAGCCAAGCGAACAGGAACAGCTGGCGAACACACTACTGGACTAGGTATGTACCTAACTAAACAAATTGTAGAATTACATGGTGGTACCATAGAAATGGAAAGTGATGGTGAATCAGGTACTTCCTTCTCAATTTTCTTGAATTTGACTTAA
- a CDS encoding efflux RND transporter periplasmic adaptor subunit produces MKLIYYILIGIVFASCNSENKKAEKPDAMPMMMMPNFETVSIKKSNPQVQLKLAGELISDQETAIYAKVNSYVKKLPVDIGSVVTKGQVILVLEAPEIQAQLAAAKSKWKAQEAIYIATKSNYDRMFKANETKGAIAKDALDQITARKLADQAQLEAAKSAYQEIQIMNDYLVIRAPFSGIIAERNIDLGSYVGPMGKGSDKPLLVLQDNKKLRVSLSVPEANTAYLNLGDSIHFKVNSIPQKKYMAKISRKSGVLDFKLRSERIEADIMKMHPELKPLMVVEATLPLQAKEATFFIPKTALVESNIGMYIIRIENGITKNIPVSKGRPLMDKIEVFGALNEDDTILLKATEEIVEGTKIKK; encoded by the coding sequence ATGAAACTAATTTATTATATCCTTATCGGAATTGTATTTGCATCCTGCAATTCAGAAAACAAAAAGGCCGAAAAACCAGATGCAATGCCAATGATGATGATGCCAAATTTTGAAACCGTATCAATCAAAAAAAGCAATCCTCAGGTACAATTAAAACTTGCAGGTGAATTAATTTCGGATCAGGAAACTGCTATTTACGCCAAAGTAAATAGTTATGTCAAAAAACTTCCTGTAGATATTGGCTCGGTAGTAACAAAAGGACAAGTTATACTTGTACTCGAAGCCCCAGAAATTCAGGCACAATTGGCGGCAGCAAAATCAAAATGGAAAGCACAAGAAGCCATATACATTGCTACAAAATCTAATTACGACCGAATGTTCAAAGCAAATGAAACAAAAGGAGCAATTGCCAAAGATGCATTAGATCAGATTACAGCTAGAAAACTAGCGGATCAAGCGCAGCTAGAAGCAGCCAAATCAGCTTATCAGGAAATACAGATTATGAACGATTACTTGGTAATTAGAGCGCCGTTTAGTGGAATTATTGCCGAAAGAAATATCGACTTAGGTTCTTATGTTGGGCCAATGGGAAAAGGCTCAGACAAACCTTTATTGGTACTTCAGGATAACAAAAAACTGAGAGTTTCTCTTTCAGTTCCCGAAGCCAATACAGCTTATTTAAACTTGGGCGATTCAATACATTTTAAGGTCAATTCGATTCCTCAAAAAAAATATATGGCAAAAATATCTCGAAAATCAGGCGTACTAGATTTCAAACTTCGTTCAGAGCGCATCGAAGCAGATATCATGAAAATGCATCCTGAGCTTAAGCCTTTAATGGTGGTCGAAGCAACATTGCCTTTGCAAGCAAAAGAAGCCACTTTTTTCATTCCAAAAACTGCCTTGGTAGAAAGTAATATTGGTATGTATATAATTCGAATCGAAAACGGAATCACCAAAAACATTCCCGTTTCAAAAGGACGCCCATTAATGGATAAAATTGAGGTTTTTGGAGCGTTAAATGAAGACGATACTATACTCTTAAAAGCCACTGAAGAAATTGTAGAAGGAACAAAAATTAAAAAATAA